In Fusarium oxysporum Fo47 chromosome XII, complete sequence, one DNA window encodes the following:
- a CDS encoding tomatinase yields MKATIIIGALVAVAQAVKIPCTGTTSLREEAAKKNLLFGSGAINPSYLDDAQFRAVLSEQFNSLSPENELKWNFFHQSPDHYDWHKLDRLVKFAEANNMAVKGHGLISGCCNPDYVLNITSPAALRAAITTHFEAVMHRYRGKMDRWDVVSEALKTNGSGLASNIFYDTLGPGYVEEAFRIARAADPDAKLFLNENLVEVLPKKRQELYEMVAQLVAKGVPIDGIALQMHITLQPLVPGVIREMVNSYKALGLEVTIAEMDVHTYNATQQTEIYGDIIKEALNSGITDISFWGFTDKHAYTWLPGAKPLMFNETYYPKGAFYATHSALANFVQAS; encoded by the coding sequence ATGAAGGccactatcatcatcggaGCGCTCGTCGCCGTTGCTCAAGCAGTCAAAATCCCCTGCACCGGAACCACCTCACTGAGAGAGGAGGCGGCCAAGAAGAACCTTCTCTTTGGGTCCGGGGCGATCAATCCGTCCTACCTCGATGATGCACAGTTCAGAGCCGTCCTTTCTGAGCAGTTCAACAGTCTTTCTCCTGAGAACGAGTTGAAGTGGAACTTCTTCCATCAATCCCCAGATCACTACGACTGGCATAAGCTCGACCGCCTCGTCAAATTCGCAGAGGCCAACAACATGGCAGTCAAGGGACATGGGCTTATCTCGGGCTGCTGTAACCCAGACTATGTGCTTAACATCACCAGCCCAGCAGCTCTTCGCGCTGCCATAACTACCCACTTCGAGGCTGTCATGCACCGGTACCGCGGCAAGATGGATCGATGGGATGTTGTCTCCGAGGCCCTTAAAACGAATGGCAGTGGCCTGGCGTCCAACATTTTCTACGACACGCTCGGTCCCGGCTACGTTGAAGAGGCCTTTCGCATCGCCCGAGCGGCAGACCCAGATGCTAAGCTATTCCTTAACGAGAACCTTGTCGAGGTATTGCCGAAGAAGCGCCAAGAGCTCTATGAGATGGTAGCACAACTTGTCGCAAAGGGCGTCCCTATCGACGGGATTGCCCTGCAGATGCATATTACCCTCCAGCCCCTGGTGCCAGGTGTTATTAGAGAAATGGTCAACTCTTATAAGGCGCTTGGGCTCGAGGTCACCATCGCTGAAATGGATGTCCATACGTATAACGCTACCCAACAGACCGAGATCTACGGTGATATTATCAAGGAAGCTCTTAACTCAGGCATCACTGATATCAGCTTCTGGGGCTTCACAGATAAACACGCCTACACCTGGCTCCCGGGAGCAAAGCCCTTGATGTTCAACGAGACCTACTATCCCAAGGGCGCATTCTATGCAACTCATAGTGCCCTTGCCAACTTTGTTCAGGCGTCTTAA
- a CDS encoding RTA1 like protein-domain-containing protein: MYFVPRDATAADGAATFSLYHYDPSVAAAVIMVLLFLGATLFHFWQLIRERCWFMIPLAVGGILEVIGYAGRAKSGGESPNWTLGPYIIQAILLLVAPALFAATIYMELGRIVIMVEGESRTMIPLRWLTKIFVIGDVLSFLFQGGGGGYQSSGSLEALDNGAKVIIIGLFIQLIFFGLFVVIAVAFNRSVNISPTGRSHVVPWKKHMYVLYVGSLLIMIRSVFRAVEYLQGFDGYLLKHEIYLYIFDAVLMLLVMVIVSWYHPAEISAIISQRGNGYGLKMGPVSTGHSRLASDV, translated from the exons ATGTATTTTGTTCCTCGAGATGCGACAGCCGCCGATGGTGCAGCTACGTTCTCCCTTTACCATTATGATCCTTCGGTAGCGGCCGCAGTCATCATGGTCTTGCTTTTTCTAGGCGCCACCCTCTTTCACTTCTGGCAGCTCATTCGGGAAAGATGCTGGTTCATGATCCCGCTGGCTGTTGGTGGTATTC TCGAAGTCATCGGATACGCAGGTCGAGCCAAATCTGGAGGAGAAAGCCCTAACTGGACACTTGGTCCGTATATCATCCAAGCCATCCTTCTACTCGTTGCCCCGGCTCTCTTTGCGGCAACAATCTACATGGAGCTTGGACGGATTGTTATCATGGTGGAGGGGGAATCACGTACCATGATCCCACTCAGGTGGTTGACTAAAATATTTGTTATCGGAGATGTTCTCTCGTTTCTCTTCCAAGGAGGAG GCGGAGGTTATCAATCTTCCGGTAGCTTGGAAGCATTAGATAACGGCGCCAAAGTTATCATCATTGGCCTCTTCATCCAACTGatcttctttggcctttTCGTTGTTATTGCTGTGGCATTTAACCGCTCGGTTAATATATCTCCGACGGGGCGCTCGCATGTGGTTCCCTGGAAGAAGCATATGTATGTTCTGTATGTTGGCAGTCTGTTGATCATGATCCGATCAGTCTTCAGAGCTGTCGAGTACCTTCAAGGGTTTGATGGGTACCTGCTCAAACATGAGATCTACCTATATATTTTTGACGCCGTTCTCATGCTTCTGGTCATGGTTATAGTAAGCTGGTATCATCCTGCTGAGATTTCGGCAATCATCTCGCAAAGGGGCAACGGCTACGGATTAAAGATGGGTCCAGTTTCTACTGGACACAGCCGTTTGGCGTCAGACGTATAG
- a CDS encoding general substrate transporter, giving the protein EDPRGTLLGPMVNMQVVGDAICLPIAPYAADKFGRQYLIFRGAVHRRASIFIAGRFFIDLGAGFMYTAAPPFIGELAYPTHRLIITAYWGAIVAAWSTYGTFRISSDWSWQIPSLLQALVSVFQFVMIYFVPESPRWLIVNGGTEEPTKILSKYHSGTEEPTELVSVQVAEITCALELERSMESASYLQFFRT; this is encoded by the exons GAAGACCCTCGTGGCACCCTGCTCGGTCCCATGGTCAACATGCAAGTCGTCGGTGATGCCATTTGCCTGCCCATCGCGCCTTATGCTGCAGACAAGTTTGGCCGACAATACCTTATCTTCAGAGG GGCTGTGCACAGAAGGGCTAGCATATTTATTGCCGGGCGATTCTTCATCGACTTAGGCGCAGGCTTTATGTATACCGCTGCTCCTCCTTTCATCGGAGAGTTGGCCTATCCAACACATCGACTAATTATCACCGCC TATTGGGGAGCCATCGTTGCTGCTTGGTCCACGTATGGCACTTTTAGGATATCAAGTGACTGGAGCTGGCAAATCCCTTCGCTCCTCCAGGCCCTTGTCTCTGTCTTTCAGTTTGTCATGATCTATTTTGTTCCCGAGAGCCCTAGATGGCTTATTGTAAACGGAGGAACGGAAGAACCTACCAAGATTCTAAGCAAATATCATAGCGGGACCGAAGAGCCGACTGAGCTGGTATCGGTTCAGGTAGCCGAAATTACATGTGCCCTTGAGTTGGAGCGTTCAATGGAATCCGCTTCCTATCTCCAGTTTTTCCGAACA
- a CDS encoding glycoside hydrolase superfamily has translation MTASTKDQSPQHPHLRRDDNSTHLIVNGKPFLMLAGELHNSSLSSARYMTEVWPAMKEQAINTLLGVVSWEQIEPAEGEFDFAELDKVILDARGHGIHLVLLWFGAYKNALSTYVPPWVKTDSKRFPRVCSIEAGGKRKILDVITPFSMECAEADAKAFGKLMSHVRELDESYSTVLMVQVQNESGILGDSRDRSPIAEAAFKQPVPEELLRHLADNPHPRFAKRFPTIPKSGQHSWEQVFGAGPPADEMFMAFYFSRYIEKVAASGKSAYPLPFYANVWLNLDSPADLDSAVAPSIVASVVVAGGSGPGVYPSGGPCAHVSDIWGFNAPSLDFLAPDLYMQDYETVCRDYTAKGNPLFIPEQRRDREGGRRMWLAYGTYGALGVSPFGIDTGAEAIGREYKVLAKVKDFILSALPADRFGFFFDEIGITARVDKPWVRVFGDIEVTVERAFTFGKPGPAGGLLIRLADRMFMVVGYGFQARFKGLAKGVAFTGLHSVKEMESDQEGKLHVLRMFNGDETKGGEAVVMPNEEPDYGDFPVATTIPARTGVAQVEVYTLAEDA, from the coding sequence ATGACAGCGAGCACCAAAGATCAGTCTCCGCAGCATCCTCACCTCCGGCGCGATGATAATAGCACTCATCTAATTGTCAATGGAAAACCTTTTCTTATGCTCGCTGGCGAGTTACACAACTCCTCTCTCAGCTCAGCCCGCTACATGACCGAGGTGTGGCCAGCCATGAAGGAACAGGCTATCAACACATTGCTCGGCGTTGTCTCTTGGGAGCAGATTGAGCCCGCCGAGGGCGAATTTGACTTTGCAGAGTTGGATAAGGTCATTCTCGACGCTCGTGGGCATGGTATACACCTTGTACTCTTGTGGTTTGGTGCATACAAGAACGCTCTCAGCACCTACGTTCCTCCGTGGGTCAAGACAGACTCGAAGCGTTTTCCCCGGGTATGCAGTATCGAGGCGGGTGGCAAGCGAAAGATTCTCGACGTCATAACACCTTTTTCTATGGAGTGTGCTGAGGCCGATGCAAAGGCCTTTGGCAAACTCATGTCCCACGTCAGGGAGCTTGACGAATCCTACTCTACGGTACTGATGGTCCAGGTCCAAAACGAGTCAGGAATACTCGGCGACTCCAGAGATAGATCTCCTATAGCTGAGGCGGCCTTTAAGCAACCAGTTCCAGAAGAGCTACTCCGCCACTTGGCCGACAACCCACACCCACGATTTGCGAAGCGATTTCCTACTATCCCCAAAAGCGGACAGCACTCTTGGGAACAAGTATTTGGGGCTGGACCGCCTGCAGACGAGATGTTCATGGCCTTTTACTTTTCCCGCTATATTGAAAAAGTTGCTGCGTCGGGCAAATCCGCTTATCCGTTGCCATTCTATGCTAATGTCTGGCTCAACCTCGACTCACCAGCAGATCTAGATTCTGCCGTAGCTCCTTCCATTGTTGCTTCAGTCGTCGTAGCTGGCGGCTCCGGACCGGGTGTATACCCTTCTGGTGGACCTTGCGCCCATGTTTCCGATATCTGGGGGTTTAATGCACCTTCGTTGGACTTTCTCGCACCGGATCTCTATATGCAGGACTACGAGACGGTTTGTAGAGATTACACGGCTAAGGGCAATCCGCTCTTCATTCCGGAGCAGAGACGGGACAGGGAAGGTGGTCGCAGGATGTGGCTGGCTTACGGAACATATGGCGCGCTCGGCGTGAGTCCATTCGGCATTGATACCGGAGCTGAAGCCATTGGTAGGGAGTACAAGGTCCTAGCCAAGGTCAAAGACTTTATCTTGAGTGCCTTACCTGCCGACCggtttggcttcttctttgacgagaTTGGAATAACTGCTAGGGTCGATAAGCCTTGGGTCAGGGTATTCGGAGACATTGAGGTCACTGTGGAGCGAGCTTTTACCTTTGGCAAGCCAGGCCCCGCCGGAGGCCTTCTTATCAGGTTGGCTGATCGTATGTTCATGGTTGTCGGATACGGCTTCCAAGCCCGCTTCAAGGGTTTGGCAAAAGGGGTTGCTTTCACCGGTCTCCATAGTGTCAAGGAGATGGAAAGTGACCAGGAGGGAAAGCTCCATGTCCTGCGCATGTTCAATGGTGATGAGACAAAAGGAGGCGAGGCCGTGGTTATGCCAAATGAGGAACCTGACTATGGTGATTTCCCTGTTGCGACTACTATACCGGCTCGTACCGGCGTTGCACAAGTTGAAGTGTATACCCTGGCAGAGGATGCTTAA
- a CDS encoding WD40-repeat-containing domain protein: protein MGQHAQSNHMPPQMEIPGYVRIRSHNTSNSQFRNLFLAQELVGGKQPEPGYAGSAPQTAIGSKMSSGGDATIWAAEFSPSGRYLAVAGKDRSIKLFKVISTEEERLAQQRCENGTILGSKSLSAPVFLSRPYREFKGHSAEILTLSWSKNDFLLSGSTDKTVRLWHPSQPTCLRVFQHDRTVTSVAFHPTDDRFFLSGSFDAILRLWDITRTSIIHSSPMAGIITAVAFSPDGKVAICGSFDGICIFLNTTGLTERSRICIQSFGSNSTVSFKITGLQTMVSSDSIDPTRQAKLMITTNDSRVRIYNLADHGLEHKLEGIRSQSSQIHARFNDSGEYAICGSEDDEVHIWHLNSREPKESHEKFHTHSEAVTTAGMAPTITREILSLSQDPIYNLCDCGTSGRSELHGHKNNTANTSCITETALDSSSKATMMMNHASYSGSSSHSSGHIIVTTDTMGKIKVYRQNCAFDKRYGMPHGYLVT, encoded by the coding sequence ATGGGGCAACACGCACAAAGCAACCATATGCCCCCCCAGATGGAAATCCCAGGGTATGTCCGGATCAGGTCACACAACACAAGCAACAGTCAATTCCGGAATTTGTTTCTTGCCCAGGAGTTGGTAGGTGGAAAGCAACCCGAGCCTGGATATGCTGGATCAGCTCCGCAGACTGCCATCGGAAGCAAGATGTCAAGCGGTGGTGACGCTACTATTTGGGCGGCTGAGTTCAGCCCGAGCGGCCGGTACTTGGCCGTCGCAGGCAAGGATCGGTCCATCAAACTGTTCAAGGTCATCTCCACAGAAGAGGAGCGTTTGGCACAGCAGAGATGTGAGAATGGGACTATACTAGGATCGAAGAGCCTTTCAGCACCAGTATTTCTATCTAGGCCTTACAGAGAGTTCAAGGGCCACTCAGCCGAGATCTTAACTTTGAGTTGGAGCAAGAATGACTTTTTACTCTCAGGCTCGACAGACAAGACTGTTCGCTTGTGGCACCCAAGTCAGCCAACATGCCTTCGCGTATTTCAGCACGACAGGACTGTGACCTCAGTTGCGTTCCATCCCACTGACGACCgcttctttctctctggaTCTTTCGACGCTATACTAAGGCTTTGGGATATTACAAGAACTTCGATAATTCACTCATCACCCATGGCGGGTATCATCACCGCTGTAGCTTTTTCGCCGGATGGCAAGGTCGCAATATGTGGTAGCTTCGATGGGATTTGTAtctttctcaacaccaccggaTTGACGGAAAGAAGTCGAATATGTATCCAGTCTTTTGGCTCCAACAGCACAGTCAGCTTCAAGATTACAGGTCTACAGACCATGGTTTCCTCTGACAGCATCGACCCGACCCGCCAAGCAAAGTTAATGATCACGACAAATGACTCACGAGTTCGCATCTACAATCTGGCCGACCATGGCTTAGAACATAAGCTCGAGGGAATAAGAAGCCAGTCGAGTCAAATCCATGCTCGTTTCAACGACAGTGGAGAATATGCCATATGCGGcagcgaagacgatgaggtTCACATCTGGCACTTGAATTCTAGGGAACCGAAGGAGTCTCATGAGAAATTCCATACACACTCTGAGGCGGTCACAACTGCCGGGATGGCTCCAACTATTACTCGAGAGATCCTAAGTCTCTCGCAGGATCCGATCTACAATCTTTGCGATTGTGGAACTTCTGGCCGCAGCGAGTTGCACGGTCATAAGAACAATACAGCAAACACTTCGTGCATAACCGAAACGGCTCTTGATTCTTCCTCAAAGGcaacaatgatgatgaaccaTGCGTCGTATAGTGGCTCTAGCAGCCATTCTAGTGGTCACATAATCGTCACAACAGATACTATGGGCAAGATAAAGGTATACCGCCAGAACTGCGCCTTTGATAAGCGCTACGGTATGCCTCATGGCTATCTGGTTACTTGA
- a CDS encoding averantin oxidoreductase: protein ISVQCIFYIILHTIYNLRLHPLRKYPGPWWLAASRIPYTFYVLRGAAARKTKDLHHRYGHVVRISPDTLSFTSSRAWPDIYGPGQPGGRGNIPKDSRYYPESHLVFFNDKTHRRLTQCHLTPSHHEACLRKHTNLFISKLQQSQYQSETKEVDLSHWLHLLTTDIAGDVILGEKFGGLENGQCRPIIAVIPCLARAFTSAVELTQYPGIRYMMNTFWTWFNRAPKSPKTPMTEPKLTESHIKENKPISRILEGPEDQRLSPVEKEAITMALIIAGSETMATLLAGSIYLLLKHHVYLKKLTSTLRTQFHTSSDMTLSALKEQQYLNAILKESLRLYPPAPGNLFRRTEKEGHVVMGEVIPSNTTLTMNLWAANRSALNFHLPDNMVPERWIQPRSAEYQDDDRSAMRPFSIGPQDCPGRNFAWAEARLVLAYTLWNLDLELVSESQDWMTWQKVFMFWMKPPLRVRCTPAQTRVE from the exons ATCTCGGTACAGTGCATATTCTACATCATTCTACATACCATCTATAACCTTCGACTACATCCTCTTCGGAAGTATCCGGGACCTTGGTGGCTGGCGGCGAGCCGTATACCTTATACATTCTATGTATTAAGAGGAGCTGCCGCCCGAAAGACAAAGGATCTTCACCATAGGTACGGTCATGTCGTTCGCATAAGTCCAGATACTCTCTCGTTTACTTCGAGCCGAGCTTGGCCTG ATATATACGGGCCGGGGCAACCTGGAGGGCGAGGAAATATCCCCAAAGATTCCAGATACTACCCTGAATCTCACCTGGTAT TTTTCAATGATAAAACTCACCGGCGGCTCACACAGTGCCATCTAACACCATCGCATCATGAAGCATGTCTCCGAAAACACACCAATCTCTTTATTTCTAAGCTACAACAGTCCCAGTATCAGTCTGAAACTAAAGAGGTGGACCTGAGCCATTGGCTCCATCTTCTGACGACGGATATTGCAGGCGATGTGATTCTTGGGGAAAAGTTCGGCGGGCTTGAGAACGGCCAATGTCGGCCCATTATCGCTGTCATCCCATGTTTAGCAAGAGCCTTCACCTCGGCTGTGGAGCTGACACAGTATCCAGGTATTCGCTATATGATGAATACTTTTTGGACCTGGTTCAACAGGGCTCCAAAGTCTCCAAAGACGCCTATGACCGAGCCCAAGCTAACAGAGAGCCAtatcaaggagaacaaaCCTATATCACGGATACTTGAAGGTCCTGAAGACCAACG GTTGTCACCTGTTGAAAAGGAGGCCATAACAATGGCTCTTATCATCGCGGGAAGCGAGACCA TGGCTACTTTGCTGGCGGGCTCGATATATCTGCTTCTAAAGCATCATGTATACCTCAAAAAGCTAACGTCGACTCTGCGCACGCAATTTCATACCAGTTCTGACATGACACTGTCTGCCCTTAAAGAGCAGCAATACCTTAATGCTATCCTCAAAGAGAGTCTTCGCCTCTATCCTCCCGCCCCGGGAAACCTATTCCGTCGGACTGAAAAGGAAGGGCATGTCGTGATGGGGGAGGTGATTCCGTCTAATACAACTCTTACGATGAATCTATGGGCAGCCAACCGCTCTGCGCTGAACTTCCATTTGCCCGACAACATGGTTCCCGAGCGATGGATCCAGCCTCGATCAGCTGAGtatcaagacgatgacaGGTCTGCCATGAGGCCTTTTAGTATCGGGCCGCAAGACTGCCCTGGGAGAAA TTTTGCGTGGGCCGAAGCGCGTCTGGTGCTTGCGTATACGCTGTGGAATTTGGACCTAGAGCTCGTGTCAGAGAGTCAAGACTGGATGACCTGGCAGAAGGTGTTTATGTTTTGGATGAAGCCGCCACTGAGAGTCAGATGCACACCAGCACAGACACGGGTTGAATAA